ATCGGAACCGTCCGGTACTTGCGGTTTTTCGTTGGGCGCATCGTTCGCATCCGTGCACGGCTCAGCGGCTGATTGCTGCGCCGCATTCTGCGCCGCCTCATCGCCGCTTCCAGCAGGCTGGACGGCTCGCTCGAAATGCTCGTCAGTGAACTGCAGGTAGAACTTCGTGGCCACCATCTCCGTGTTGCCGATCCACCGGCAGACCACGTGCAGCGGGAACTGCTCTGCCAGTTCCGTCTCCCGCGTCGAGCGCATGTTCTGGAACAGCTTCGGCCAGGGCTCCAGCCCAGCCCGTTTGATGATCCGTTGAAGCTGGGTCCGCAGGTTCGTTTTCGACGTGAGGCTGCCGGTGAAGATGAGCGTGCTGCCTTCCTCCGCCGCCTCAAACGCGGCGCGGAGGTGCGGGACCAACTCGGGGAACAGCGGGATCACCCGGCTTCCTTTGCCTTGATGCTTGGTCTTCGGACTGGTGATTTTCATCCGCTGATTTTCCCAGTCCACATCCTGCCAACGCAGCGGCAGGATCTCCGTCGGCACGCGGACGCCGCCGTACCGGGCCAGCGCAACAATCAACCGCCACCGCTCATCGGGGCAGGCGTCGAGCACCGCATCGATCTCTCCCCGGCCGACGTAGTAGAACCGCTCCAGATTCGTCGTCACGGTCGCGGGCAGCCCCTCGAAAGGGTTGCTGTGGAGCAGATCCCGCTTGATGGCCACGCGGAAGAAATGCCGGGCTTTCTTTGTGTAGCCGCGGATGCTGTTCTCGGCGTAGCCCTGCTTGATGAGGTGGATGCGGTATCGCTCGGTTTCCTCACCGGTGATGGTTCGCATCTCCCGATCAGCATCAAAGAACGATAGGAGGCGATCGCGGGCCGTTTTGAAGGTCTGGAGCGTGCCGGGCGTCAGATCGGTTCGGCTGGCGATGTAGTCATCGATGAACGATGCGAGCGTGGCGATCTGCCGGTCGGGCCATCTTGCCCAAGCGGATGGTCTTGCGCTTGCCGTCGGCAGCCCTGGACAGGATGCGTCGCCGACCGTTGGGATCGTCACAGATGCTCGCCATCGCCTACACCTGCCCCTCGTTCGTCTTGCTGCCGTTGCCGCCCCGCAATTGGTCGTTAAGCCACTGCTCCAGATGGGCTCGGCTGAACCGCACCGACTTGCCGAGCTTGAGGTGCGGGATCTCGCCGTTGCGCTTCATCGTGGAGAGCTTGCGTTCCGACACCTGCAGGAGAGCAGCCGCCTGCCTGTAAGTCAAGTATTGAAGAGGGTTTTCGTAAGTTTTTTCACTGGGTCGAGTCAGGGGTTTGCTGTACATCATCAGGTCCTTTCGAGAGATACCGACGACGGTCGGGCCGTCGGTCGCCGGGGTTGGAGTTTTCAGTCTTGACGCCGCCGTTCAACGCTGGGCAGTGCCATGCCGAATGGGCATGGCTCCATGATGACGCAAACTATTCACATCGCTTGGCTTTTTGAAGATGCGGGTAGACTGGGACCATCCTTGCCCCGGAGGGAAACCCATGCCCCGCCAACCGGTGACGAACGCTCGTCGCGCCGCGACCGACCTCCAGCCGATGCTGACGCGCCTGCACGAGCTGATGGCCGAGCAGAAGCAGCAGGCTTTCGAGATCGGCGACCTGGTCAACCACCTCGTCGAGCAGCACGGCCAACGCGTCAAACATCTCGCCGCCAACCTCGGCGTTTCCCGCCAGCGCCTTGGCGAATACCGCCAGACCGCGCTCGCCTTCCCGCCCGACCAGCGCCGGCATGGCCTCGACTTCCACTTCTACACCATCGCCGCCCGCTCGGCCCGCAAGCTCGGCATCGCCCCCAAGGCCGCCCTCGCCCACATTCTCGAACACCGCCTCGGCACAACGCGACAAGCCACCGCGTTCCTCGCCCGGCAGGTCCGCGCCCATGCCGCCGTGCGCGCCGGCCAACACAGCACGCCCGTGGATGACGACCTGATCAACCGTCACCACCACGCCGACTTCCGCGACATCGTGCCGAACCTGCCCGACGCCAGCGTCAAGCTCGTCATCGCCGATCCACCCTATGGCCAGTACGCCAACCTCGACGACGGCCATCACCCCACGCCCACAGCGAGCCATCGCAAGTGCGACAACATCACCGACGCCGACGCCCGTGAAGTCACCATCGACCTGCTCCGCGTCGCGCTGCCCAAGCTTGCCCCCAACGGCTGCCTCATCCTCTTCCGCCCCGGCGCCTGCGCCGATCCCGCCTGGCTGACCGATGCCATTGCAACCCATGGCTACCACTGCCACCGCGCCCTGACCTGGCTCAAAGGCAAGGTCAAGCTCGGCCGCGGCGACGAACCCTACGGCATCAGCACCGAACGCCTCCTCGTCCTCTCCCGTGCCGGCGATCGTCTTCACAACCATGACGGCTCCCCGCGGACCGACATCCTCACCTTCAAACCCCCGCGCCCCACCTACGCCACCGGCCACACCCACCACCTCTTCGAAAAACCCACCGACCTCTGCGCCTTCCTCATCCGCAAACACACCTACCCCAACGACCTCATCCTCGAACCCTTCGGCGGCACCGGCCCCGCCAGCCGTGCTGCGGCGACTCTCGATCGACGTTGGATCTATTGCGAAACGCACGCCGACATTTACGCCACGGTGTCAGCATGACCGCGATCCCGCGAGCCGATCACGATGGGCAGCATCATGATCGGCGGGACGCCGATGCGGTAGAGTCGCACGCCCGTCGGCGGGCGCAACGTCATTCTCATTCGCATCCCCGATCCCACAACCGCTCGGCCTCCTGACGAAATTCCTTGGTCTTTGCGGTGAGGCTGTAGCCGCCGCCTCGCCTCATGACGAGCGGCGGCTGATGATTGCGGAGGTACCGGAGAACGACGCGTAGGGGATACGCGGATTTCGTGGGACTGCCGCCGGCGGCGAGGAAGGCTTTGTGGAGTTGATCGAAGCGCACATCGGGGGTGGCGGTTTGGGCAAGGGCTTTGATGGCAGCGTCGTAATCGGTTCTAGTCACATAAAAATCTTTTTCTGAACCTGGGCGATGCTCGACCAGTCGTTCACCGCGCGGGCCGTGGCGGACGGTGTAGGTTGGCGTGTTGGTGCGTCGGCGTCGACGCGGCGATGACGGGCGGGTCGCTGAGGCGTATATCTGGCCTTCAGACTCCACAGCAAAAGCCTGCATCGCTGGCTTCGAAGGATAGGCGTGGATCCCGACCGTCCTCCCTAACCCCTGTGCGGCAGTCGTTCGTAACACCCACCATCGCACCCCTGTACACAAACAACGCCAATATGGATCTGCCCCCTTGGCTCAAGTCGACCCTACGCCGTATTCGCTGCCAGAACTGCAACCAGCCGATGGATGAACATTCATTACGGGGCGTCGGCGCTGGCATGGTCGATGCCGCCGGCGGCGTGCCCGAGGCTGCCACCACGCAGTTGCATCTGCGCTGTGTCCATTGCGACTATCAATTGGTCGTGCAGATGAGCGTGCCATTGGAAGACCTACTCGAAGCCGTCCGCGCGGTTCACGCGCACGGCCCTCACCCGATCGAACCGCACGATCAGGTCGAGGCGCATGCCGATCGCGGCGTTCAGGCGCTCGGGCCACTGGATGCCGCGGAGGTGCGCACGTTTTTACAGCAGCTCAAACGCCTGTCATTCAGACGCGACACGAAGAATTTTCAGCAGTGGATCAGCCGGTTAAACGACCGGAACACCCCATAAGGGAGCGCACGCATGAAAGATGAATTTCTGTGGAAGGAACCACGCGATGCTCGGAAACAACAGATGAAACATCCGGAGCAGAGGTTCTGCCTGCTCGAAGAAAGGCAGGATGCGGTCAGCGCCACACTGATTGTCCGGGGCGTGGATGACGTGGCGTCAGACGCCTTTATCCAAAGGGCGTGCTGCATGCTCAGCGCCTTGGTGCGGCACGCCGCGGACCAGCAGAAACAACGTCACCACGAGGGCTGAGCAGCGCGTCAAAAGAAATTCCAGAAATAAAAGAAGGAGTTTCAGATGCCTTCGCAGAAAAAGAAGAAACGTGGGTCAAAGCCTGTCCTGACCGTCCGCGCCAGGCCTGCCTCTGGGATTGAAGCAGATCGTATGGCGCGGGCGCTGGACCGAATGCTGACGGAATTGGTCCGTCAGGGGCGGGCTCACAGGAGTTTTGCCAATGAAGGAAAACAAGAAATACCCAAGTGACCGCTGGCGTGGCAAGCGGTTCATCTGCAGCGTGCGCCAAAGTGACGACAGCGAAGGTACCACCAGCACTGAGGCGCAGCTCAAGTGGCTGCACGAGGAGGGTCGGCAGCGCGGCATGATCCATGTCGATGACATCGTCCTCAATGGCGTCACCGGCTCGCTGCCAGGCAAGCGGCAGGACCTGCCGGACCTGATCGAGCGCAAGCGGACAAAGGATGACTTTGACGTCCTCATGGTCCAGCGACTCGATCGACTGACGCGCGGCGGCAGCCAGCATGGGAACTGGTTCCTGTTCGAATGCACCCGCGTCGGTATCGAACTGTTGTGTCCCGGGGACAATCTGCCTGAAGACGGGCCTATACTGATCTCATTACGACCCTGAAGCTTGGTGCCGCGAGGGACCAGGCTCATTCGATCTCGCAGCGCTCGGTGCAGGGTCGCATGCATGCGCTGCAGACCGGGGCGAACACCATCGTCGGGCAGACGCCATACGGCTGCAATCGTCTGTACCTCAACTGCGAGGACAAGCCGCTGTTTGTCATCCGGAACCTCGGTGACGGCCGGCAGCAGAAGCTGCACGCCGAGACGGACGTCGTCATCGACACCTATGGTCGCGCGGGTGGGGGCAGCAAGGGCCATTACCGCAAACAGAAAGAAGAAAAGCCGGTCATCGTCCCCGGCGTCCCGGCCAAGGCGAACGTGGTGCGCGAAATCTTCGACCTGCATTACAACCAGCGCCTCGGTGGCAGGCGGATCGCCAACCAGCTCAACGAACGCGGCGTGCTCTCGCCGACGGGCAAAAGCTGGAGCCAGCGTCAGGTCGAAAGCATCTACGAGAACCCGGTCTACTGTGGCGTGGCGCTGGGCAACCACGTCAGGCAGTCGATCTACCATTCCCGCGGCACGGACCGCCCCGAGGCCGTCCAGCATGATCCGCAGGTGCTGGCCACGTGCCAGAACGCGCCGCGGTCCCTGCGTCCACCGGATGAGTGGGTGTGGGAAGATCAGCCAATGATGAACGACTTCCTATCAACAGCGTTGCGCGACAAGGCGCTCACGCAGATTCGCCAGTTGCTGGACGAACGCTGGCAGCGCAGCCAGGACCCCACGCAGCCCAAGCGTTCGCCGAGCAAGCACAAGGCCAGTGAGTACGTGCTGACCGACCTGCTGTTCGCCAAGCAGGATGGCGGCTCGCTCACCGGCACGCGCAGCGGCAAAAACTGCAGGTACAAGCGCTACTACCGCCATCGCAAGGGCCGTTCGGTTGCTCGCAAGGGCAGTCCGTACAACAAGCTCATCCCTGCTGAGGCGCTGGAGCAGAGCGTGCTCGACCTGATTCGACGCGTCAGCGGCGATGAGCCGTACCTGCGGCAGCGGATCACGGAGGTTATCGAGTCCCAGGCGAGTCACACGCCCGACGCGCAGACGCTTGCCGACCTGCGTCAGCAGCGGGAGGCGATCACGAAAAAAGTGCAATTGATCGTGCAGACATTCGATGCCGCCAACCTCGCAGACGCTCGCCCTGAACTGGATCGGCTTTCACGGCAGCGAAGCGAGTTGGAGCAGCAGATCGCTCAGCACGAGCAGGCCAGCCAGTACGCAGACGAGGACCCCGAGGCGATCGCCACGTATGCTATCGCTCGTCTGGCGTCCGTGGACAAGCTGCTGACCGACCTGACGCCGACGGTCAAACGCGAACTGGTCGAAACGTTCGTGGAGCGTATTGAGGTTGACATGGCGACCATTCGGACCAGTCAATTCCGGATCGATCCCGACCCGAGGCGGCTCTCGCCTCGGGTCGGGATTCGCAACTGGGACGACCCCAGGTAGCCTCTGGCACCGCGGTATCGCTCGGTTGCACGGCGCGAGTGCCGTGGCACACGAGCCGTTGGCGCACATCACCTGCCGGTCGGTACTGGACACGCCAACGAGCCGTATGCCGCGCTCGACGAGGCAGATGCTCTGGTGGTGTGTACGGATTGCGAGGAGTTCAAGTATCCCGAATTCAACGGATGACGGTCGCGTTTGAAAGAGCCGGTGATTTTCGAAGGCCGCACCTTCTGCCGAACCGAGACAATGCGCGAGCACGGGATCGTCTATCACTCGGTCGGCCGACAGTCGATTGTGCCCGACGGGTCAGCGTCAGCAAGTTCTGAGGACAATCGGCGCAACTGCGCCGAGGCAGTCCGTGTCCACTGGACAGCCGAAGCTCAGACGATTGCTGTCGGGGCGAACACAGCGAAGTCGCGCACCGTATCCAGCGTGCCCTGGACGCAGGCGATCGCCAATATCAATGGCGTGGGCGGGAGATATGGTGGTCGATGAGTTTGCCGTTCTCGTCAATCGCCTTGAAATCCTGTGATTCGCCATGAATGGTGACGATGATGGCGTGGCGTTTCGCCTCGGCCCGTTCGAGGTACCAGGTTTCGTTCACGTCATGCGGTTCGCGTGTGCCGACGCCCCATGCGCCGTCGCCGAGATAGACGACGCCGTCGTCAGCCTGTTCGCCGTCACGAATCGGGACGGTTCGCTTGTAGGTGTGGTCGTGGTTTTCAAAGGCGACGCGCACGTCGTACTGTTCGAAGAGGGGGACCCAGTGTTCGCGCACGCGGACGTGGACAGCGCTGTCGTAGCTGCGGTGAGAAGGGAACCCGGGCACATGGTAGACGGGGAAGACATGCGGGACGTCCTGCCGATCGGCGAGTTGCTGTTCCAGCCAGGAGGTCTGTTCGCCGCCGATGGGCGTGGTGTGGTCGGAGTCGAGGAGGACAAGTGACATGTAGTCGCCGAAGTCGAGCATGGCGTAGCCGGGGTGGCCGGGGAAAGGGAAGAGGCTGTAGTAGTAAGGGGCGATCTCTTCGCGGAAGGCGTCGGAATCTTCGTAAGCATCTTCACCGCGCCCTTGCCCCCAGTAGTAGCCGCCGCGTACTTCGTGGTTGCCGATCGTGGGGATGACGGGCACGACGCGGCCGTCGTCGTCGATGAGGGTGTTCATGTTGGCGTCGAACCATTCGTACCAGCGGTCGACGCGCTCCGGCTGACCATCGGCGTAGGCGAAGTCGCCGCCCCAGACGACGAACTCGATGTCGTATTGCATGGCCACGCGGTTGGTCCGTTCCATTCTCGGTTGCGACTGACGTGTGTCGCCGCCGGCGGCGAAGCGGATGGGGCGATCAGCCTCGGCTGGCATGGTGCGAAATCGGTAGTGGGGGCTGTTTTCGCCAGCCGCGTCGCGGCGAATGCGGAACTGATAGTCCGAGCCGGGTTCCAGGCCGGTGATTTCAGCGATGTAGATGTGGCGGTCGGAGTAAGGCATGGGGCGCTGGCGGCTGACCTCGGCAGTCGCGTGATCGGCATCGTTACCGAGCGGGGCATACTCGATCACGCCCGTATCGTTTTCGTCTTTGCTGTGCCAGATGACCGTCATCGTCGTGGTCGGATCCTGCTGCCAGGTCAACAACAGCGCGACGGGCGTCTGCAGGCTTTCAGCAGCGATCAGACGCATGCCGAAGCAGATATCCGAACTGCTTCGGCCATTGTTATGCACGGACACGGCCAGCACGTTCCTCCCCTGACGCAGCTTGGATGCGTCGAATTCGAAGACGCCGGTTTCCAAACTCGGGTTGATGGGGCGTGTGGTGGCCGTACCGAAGCCGACATCGCCTTCGGGCATCCACTCGGTTCGGCCGATCTCTTCACCGTTGAGGTAGTACACCGCACCGTCGTCGATGATCTGGTCGAGGCGAACACTGACGCCGTCGGTCGAGCCGTCATAGTCGAACGACTTGCGGAAGTAGTAAGTGATCAGGTACTCCTCCAGTTCCGTCTGCAGGCCTGGCCCGGGCCAGTTGCGGTCGCGCGTGTCGTAGCCGAGCAGGCCGGGGCCCTCGTTCCAGTCACTGTCGTCATAGTCGGGGTCGAGCCACGCCGTGCCGAGGTCGACGTCGCCGTCGTGGTAACGCCACGTGCTGTCGAAGTCGACCAGAATCTTGCCGTATTCGACCATGTCGTCGGCGAGCACCGGAGCGGCGGCGAGGAAGGCGATCACGCCTGCCAGCAGGACGGGCATGGTGTGGTTGAACATGGAACGTGAACGGTGTCGGTCGCTCATGAGTTGGTCTCCTTGTTTGATGAAGGTGGCTGTATGGCCGACGATCCCTGGTGTACGAGTTGTTGCTGAGTCATGGCAGTTACGATTCTTCCGCACCCAGGACTTCAGGCTCGCGCGTGTCGTTGACGAGCGAACGCACAGCCACAACCACCAGCAGCGTGCTGCCGAATGCGAAGGGCGCGACCCACAGGCTGGCAATGGGGGACAAGGCAACTGCTCCGCCAACGATGCCGCCGGTAATCAGCCCCGCAATCACTGCGCGGCCGGCCACGGGCCACCGGCTCACCGCCAACAACATGCACGCCAACAAGGGACCGAGGAATACGCCCAACAGCGTCTGTGCAATATCGAATATCGAACCGAGCGCCCCCACGAAGCCGGCGATCACCGTGGACAGCACGCCGATCGTCAAGCTTGTCACGCGCGCAAAGCGCAACTGCTTTTGCGGGGACAGTTGTCGGCCGAACCGCAACCGGAAGTCCATCGTCAACGTGCTGGCCAGCGCATTGATCCCACTGGTCATGCTGCTCATCGTCGCTGCCAGAATCGCCGCCAGCAGCAGGCCGGCCAGACCGATGGGCAACTGCGTGGATACGAAATGCGGGAACACCTTGTCGGCATCGGCCGGCAGATTCGCGTCCGGCACGTGTTGATACCAACTGGCCAATGCCAGTCCCACCCCGGCGAGCATCACCAGTACGACAACAACGCCGACGACGTTGATGGCGAACGAGCGGGCCGCCGCCTTGGTGCTGCCCAGGACCAGGTAACGTTGCAGCGACATCTGATCGCCCATGTAGCTGCCGAAGTTGGCCACTGTGCCGCCGATCACCACGGACCAGATCGTCAGTTGCGTCGTGAGGTCCAGGGACATGTTGGGACGATGCAGATGTCCGCTGTCGGCCAGTGATGCCGCGGCCGCGCTCCATGAGGCGGGCAGGTAGAGCACGACATAGCCGATCGTCAGCGCGATACCGCCGGCGATGACAAGAAATTGAATCGCGTCGGTCACGATCACGCCGCGAATCCCGCCGAGCGTGGTGTAGATCGTGCTGCTGAGTCCGATGGTCAGCACGAGCGGCCAGAACCATGGCGGCCCGAGGTCGGCCGCGGCCATGATGGCGATGGTCGGCGCATAGATCAGCGCTGCCATCCATCCGATGCGCAGCAGGATAAACATGCTCGCCGCCACGGTGCGCGTGGAGAGGCCGAAGCGACGTTCGATGATCGCGTAAGGCGATTGGCTTCGGCCGCTGAGGTACCGCGGCAGGAAGTATAAAGCCAGTACCGCCAACGCCAGGGGGAACACGATCAGCACCGCCAGCAGTTCCGTGCCGCCGTCATAGAACACACTGGGGTAAGCGAGAAAGCTGATGCCGGAAAAGAGCGTCGCGGCAATGCTCAGGCCCACGAAAATCGAGCCTATTGGTCCACTGAAACCACCGCTGCCGGTGAAGTAGTCATCCGCGTTCTGCTGCCGACCGCGAGCGAGAATGCCCACCCCGACCACAGCCGAGAGATAGATAACGATGATCAACGCATCGAGCCAATGCATCATCCTGTCGCGCTTTCATGCGTATGTGTAGCGGAGTGACAACCGGAACGTCTAGCGAGGGAAACGCCGCAGCAATGGACTGCCGCCTTCAGTGTCGTAGATCGGATTATAAACTTCCTCCGCAAGCCACTCGGCGGACTGTCGCGTGGCATGTCCATCCGCCCATAGCATCTGCGGCCCGCCGTGCAGAGTCTCGTTGATTCTGCCGGAGTTGGTGCTTCTGTCCATGAAATAGTGAATGGTCTCGTTCGTGGCCGGATCGTTCTCTGGCGGCTTCAAAAGCCATGCGTCGGCCACCGTGATGGTGCTGCTCGGCGATCTGATCTGATCTTCACGCGCAGGTGGCGACAGGTTCGGGTCGGCGGTGTGGTATGGCGGCAGATAGCGAGCGCTTGTGCCGATGTGCAGGCGGTTGTAGCCGTAAGAGTTCGCCTTGAAAATGGTGTGATGTGTGGACGCAAGAATGACGCGCGAACGATCAATATGCCCGTTGGAGGGACATATATACACTTCCTTGCCCGTCAGATGGTCAAGCGTCATCAGCGTGCTCGACCAGTCATAGAACCCATCAGACGATAGATTGTTAGAAGAGGGGTTGTCGGGATGATATCCCGGGAACATCGGCGGAAAGAAACCACTGGATTCGGCCTGATATCCCGCCAACGCAATGCCGATCTGCCGCTGGTTACTCAGGCAACGGGTCGCTTGAGCCGCTTCCCTTGCCCTGGCGAGAGCGGGCAACAGAATGGCGACAAGCAAGGCGATGATCGTAATCACGACCAGAAGCTCGATAAGGGTAAAGGCGGTCGAACGAATACGGGACTGGTCCGTCAAAGTCATGGTTGCACCTCGTGAATGTAAAGGTGTTCAATGGACATCGCAGAAAGGGTCAAAGGAATGCGCAACGGATCACCCGCTGCGGCTTCGAGGGTCGTGCCATCTTGTCGCTCGGCGACGACTCGCCCGTCAAACGCGGATGTGTCAATCACCGCGGTGGCAGTCTGTTCCTCGTCGGTCCAGTTGCTGAAAACAGCCATCGCGCGCGAACCGTCTTCCGCATCGCGAAAACAGCCCGCCAGAATCGCCTGCCACGGCCAGCGATCGTCGCCGCCGCCCTGGGGCACGTCGAGCACAGCAACATCTTCAAGCATGGGCGGCCTGAGCATCTCGCCCCAGCCCAGCGTGGTCGGGTTCTCCCGTCGCAACGTCACCGCCTGCCGGTATGCTTCGACAATCGCTGGGTGATCCCGCGGCAGTTGCGGCATGACATAGGAAATCCAGCCCAACTGCGATCCCCATGCCAGCGGCACCATGCGGCCGTGCAGGTAGTGCTTCGGATCGCGAAGGTGTGATGGATCGTCCTGCCAACCGATGGCGGCGAAGTGAGTGTGGTAGATCGTCGGCCACAACGGCACAGGCTCGCGCATGGCGTCGCCGAGTTCCGATACCGTCAGCCCGCCAACGATGTGCGGCATCTGTGACTCGTTGAGATACTCCGACACCAGCACCGGCTGCTTCCCATGCGACTGAATGTCTTCGCGAATCTCGCCGTACAACGTGTCCTTGTGACGCTGCCACGCCTGCGGATCGCCCGGCGCATCGTCGCTGTTCGCCGACGCCGACCCATGCTCAAACATCGCATACACGCCCAGTTGATCCTGGTACACCGCATCGACCTGATGGTCGAGAAACAGCCGGCGATGACGGTCGAGGAGCGTTTCCCGCCACGCATCCGCCCCCAGCCAGGCAACCGCGAATTCGTGCATGACCTCAAACAAGCGTCCGTCGGCCCACTCAGGCGACCGCGCCTCTTTCCCCGCCGCCCGGGCTGCCTCGGCCTGATCGCGCGTGGCGTAAAAAGGCCATCGCTCTGACGCTCGGACGTCCCCGCTACGGTTACGCACCACAGCTTCCTCATAATCCGCCCACACGCTCGGCTCGTCCATGTCGACCAGCCGCGCGTTCGTGTAGGGCATCACCTTCAGGCCTGCCGACTGATATTGCTCAACAAACCTGCCGAACTGCGCGTGCGGCTCAACGTATCGCGGAAACGCTCGGTTCCAAGGCCCACCTTCCGCATCCCATGCATACCAGTGAACGCCCATCGGCCCGCCGACCGCCTCGACCCAGCCCAACGGCCACTGCGCTTTTTCTTCAAACGTGAATCGCGGGTCCGCCGGTATACGCACCCAACTCGGCATCCCTGCATACCACTCGGGCAAGTCTCCCCGCCGCCCCAGCGCCAACTCGGCTCGCGCCCATGACTGTTCCATCGCCCAAGACCGATAGGCTCGGCCCGCGTCGTACCAATCGCCCGAAACCCACTGCAAGCGAACCGGATAGTCCAGTTCCGCCCGGCCGCGCACGGCTTCGTCCGCCGTCAGATGATGACCGAAACGCGCGCGCAATGATGACGCATCACCAGTTCGATCGACGACCAGGTCCTTGATGCGCCGCTGGGCGTCCGGCGTCATCATCAACAGCCCGCCTCCCGCTTCCTCGTTTCCATAGAATTGCATCTGCAGGTTGCCGAACTTGGATGGGTATCGCGTGCGATGCACCGCTTGCAGCACATCATCATTGCCGCGCCCCCATGGCCTGTTCGGCTGAGCATGTACATCACGATAAATCTGCCCATACGACCACGGGACGAGCAGGTAGTCGTCCTCCGCCGCCTCGCCTAGCCGGGCCAGCGGCATTTGCGGATACCACGCCTTGCGCACCACATACCTGCCATCAAGCCCATCGAGTGCGAAGTGAAAATCAAGCGATCCCGAATTCGTGCGTGCGACCCACGCCTCCACCGTAGCGATGCGCCGCCTGTTCGCATCTGAGATGTCCCATCGCCCCGCCGTGACCGCGTCGCGCCGATCGTTCGTCGCTCGTGCCGTCACGCGAAATCCATCCGCGCTGCTGCCATCCGAGGCCACCCGCACAGCCGTTTCCGAATCGGGTTCCGCCAGTTCGATCACCCACAACGGCTCGTCATGGCTTGCTGACAGAAACTCATAACCACCGAGTCGCAGTTGACTCAGCCGACCGTCGCGAAAGGCAGCAGTGGCTTCGCCATCGCCGCGCGTCACGCTCCGCCCCTGCATGGCTCGGCCACGATGAACCGCCTCTTGCGAGGCCTCGGCGTTGCCATTGCCGTTCTGCCCGTCGGCTCTGCCGTCCGGGTTGGCGTCGTACACGCGCACGTCGCCGATCGCCCCCGGAAACGTATAGCCCGAACCAAAGCTCGGCGGCACACTGCCGAGATACAGCGTCGGCCTCCTCAACGACGACCACGTGAACCCGCCTCCCCACTGGTCCTGCAATTCACCGTCGACATACATCCGCGACCCACCCGGACCGAACACCACCGTCACCTCGTACCACTGCCCTGCCTGGAAGTTCGCCTGCGAGCGAAGCGTCACCGTTTCCTGATCCTGCCGCATGGCTTGATAAACCAGTCGGCCCGTGTGACGTTCGACCATGATAACGTCGCGGTGCCTGGTATCGGCGAAAAGGTTAAACAGGTGCTTGTTGATCGGGATGGAGCGATCAAGATCAACGTCCGGCCGAAAGCGGACTTGCAGCACCCCCGCCTCCGGCAACGTCCCCTGCACTTGGCCAAACGCGAGATCATCTTCCCCATCAAAACCAAGTGCGTGCCCACCGTCGCCGTCCGCAACACGCTTCGGCGTCGTCGTCTGCTCCTTGCCTTTCTCGCCGAGTTGCAAGGACACCGAGACCGCCCCCTGACTCGGCAGCACATCGGCCGCGTCATCATCGAACGTAAAATGAATCAACGGTTGCGCCTCAGCACTCATGACCTGAGTAACGTCCACCGCAGGGCGATCCCGTGATGCAACGGTGTCCTCCGGCCGCTCCGCGTGCTCCATCTCGGGAATCGCATCATCACCCGTTGCTGTCTCCCGCGACGCCGGGGCCGATGCGGTCGGCCGTACCGCCTGAAGCTTTTCTCGCATTTCCGCTGCGCGCGCGTCGTCAAGACGGTCGCCCGTAGCGCGGAAGGTGTAGAGGTGAGCGTCGCGCAAC
This window of the Phycisphaerales bacterium AB-hyl4 genome carries:
- a CDS encoding helix-turn-helix domain-containing protein, translated to MMYSKPLTRPSEKTYENPLQYLTYRQAAALLQVSERKLSTMKRNGEIPHLKLGKSVRFSRAHLEQWLNDQLRGGNGSKTNEGQV
- a CDS encoding recombinase family protein, which gives rise to MKENKKYPSDRWRGKRFICSVRQSDDSEGTTSTEAQLKWLHEEGRQRGMIHVDDIVLNGVTGSLPGKRQDLPDLIERKRTKDDFDVLMVQRLDRLTRGGSQHGNWFLFECTRVGIELLCPGDNLPEDGPILISLRP
- a CDS encoding tyrosine-type recombinase/integrase encodes the protein MTIPTVGDASCPGLPTASARPSAWARWPDRQIATLASFIDDYIASRTDLTPGTLQTFKTARDRLLSFFDADREMRTITGEETERYRIHLIKQGYAENSIRGYTKKARHFFRVAIKRDLLHSNPFEGLPATVTTNLERFYYVGRGEIDAVLDACPDERWRLIVALARYGGVRVPTEILPLRWQDVDWENQRMKITSPKTKHQGKGSRVIPLFPELVPHLRAAFEAAEEGSTLIFTGSLTSKTNLRTQLQRIIKRAGLEPWPKLFQNMRSTRETELAEQFPLHVVCRWIGNTEMVATKFYLQFTDEHFERAVQPAGSGDEAAQNAAQQSAAEPCTDANDAPNEKPQVPDGSD
- a CDS encoding site-specific DNA-methyltransferase, with amino-acid sequence MPRQPVTNARRAATDLQPMLTRLHELMAEQKQQAFEIGDLVNHLVEQHGQRVKHLAANLGVSRQRLGEYRQTALAFPPDQRRHGLDFHFYTIAARSARKLGIAPKAALAHILEHRLGTTRQATAFLARQVRAHAAVRAGQHSTPVDDDLINRHHHADFRDIVPNLPDASVKLVIADPPYGQYANLDDGHHPTPTASHRKCDNITDADAREVTIDLLRVALPKLAPNGCLILFRPGACADPAWLTDAIATHGYHCHRALTWLKGKVKLGRGDEPYGISTERLLVLSRAGDRLHNHDGSPRTDILTFKPPRPTYATGHTHHLFEKPTDLCAFLIRKHTYPNDLILEPFGGTGPASRAAATLDRRWIYCETHADIYATVSA
- a CDS encoding recombinase family protein; this encodes MHALQTGANTIVGQTPYGCNRLYLNCEDKPLFVIRNLGDGRQQKLHAETDVVIDTYGRAGGGSKGHYRKQKEEKPVIVPGVPAKANVVREIFDLHYNQRLGGRRIANQLNERGVLSPTGKSWSQRQVESIYENPVYCGVALGNHVRQSIYHSRGTDRPEAVQHDPQVLATCQNAPRSLRPPDEWVWEDQPMMNDFLSTALRDKALTQIRQLLDERWQRSQDPTQPKRSPSKHKASEYVLTDLLFAKQDGGSLTGTRSGKNCRYKRYYRHRKGRSVARKGSPYNKLIPAEALEQSVLDLIRRVSGDEPYLRQRITEVIESQASHTPDAQTLADLRQQREAITKKVQLIVQTFDAANLADARPELDRLSRQRSELEQQIAQHEQASQYADEDPEAIATYAIARLASVDKLLTDLTPTVKRELVETFVERIEVDMATIRTSQFRIDPDPRRLSPRVGIRNWDDPR